The Glandiceps talaboti chromosome 9, keGlaTala1.1, whole genome shotgun sequence genome window below encodes:
- the LOC144439685 gene encoding tyrosine-protein kinase receptor Tie-1-like encodes MAPESVLKKEFSTKSDVWSFGVVLWEVVTLGATPYEGISVADRVSSGYALPKPPQCGPQLNEMMTACMNRKQSKRPTFKILLDTINSFNKDNKKYINLQRLGESPYANLGCTGDK; translated from the exons ATGGCACCAGAATCGGTTTTGAAGAAAGAATTCTCAACTAAAAGTGATGTATGGTCGtttggtgttgtgttgtgggaAGTAGTTACTTTAG GTGCTACTCCATATGAAGGAATCAGTGTTGCCGATCGGGTATCCAGTGGATATGCACTTCCAAAGCCTCCTCAATGTGGACCTCAATT GAATGAAATGATGACAGCCTGTATGAACCGAAAGCAATCAAAACGTCCAACGTTTAAGATTCTTTTGGATACGATAAATTCATTcaacaaagataacaag AAATACATCAACCTTCAACGACTAGGGGAATCGCCATACGCTAATCTAGGATGTACAGGTGACAAGTAA